Below is a window of Enterococcus gilvus ATCC BAA-350 DNA.
TTGACCTGTACACCTTATGGGGTAAATAGCCATCGATTGCTCGTTACAGGCCATCGAGTAGCCTACCCAGTAGAGGCTGCAAAAAAAATCAAAGAGACTGAATCCTACCACCGGCAACGAGTCTATTATCTTGTAGCAGGATGCTTGTTCTTTGCAGCGCTTTTTGGCTATTTTGTCTGGCGTAAGATCATCCTTTATCAATCGAAGAAGTGCGAGTATACCTTTGTCTTTTATCTCTATAAAAATGGCGAACCTTTACCGGGGGTTCGAGCGTTACTGACGCAAAAACGAGACGTTGTTCGGATAGATGGCCGCCTTGTCCACACAGTCAGTGATGCCTATGGAAAGGTTGAATTCAAGCAAATCCCTGGTGGTGTTTACCGAGCAGAGACCGAGAATGGCTTAAGTGTGAAAGGGAAAGTATGGCGATTGAAGGACAAGAAATTCAAAATTCTCAAGCATCGCGGATACAAGAATATCAAACAGAAAATCAGACATTTTATTATTGAAAGCAAGGTGAACTAGCGTGAAAGGCGCACCTAAAAAAAAGAGTCCGAAGAGACAAATGGTCAGCAAGATTTTTATGATACTGATTTTCTTAGTCGGGTTGTTAGTAATGACGTATCCTTTTTATATCAATGCGGTGAATGATTTTATCGATCAAAAGCGGATGGAAGAAGTTCAACGAAAAAATCGAGAACAAAATATAGAACAAGTACGTAAAGCGAAAGAACGAATGAAGCAACGCAATGAAGAGCTGAAAAAAAACGGGCTAGTTCCTAAAGCACCGCCTTTTACAAACAGCAATGAACGGAAAATCGTAGGGGATGCTTACATTCGCAAACACCTAATTGGTGCGATCAGTATTCCGGCGATCGAGATCACGTTGCCGCTATTTGACACAACAAATGAGAAGCTGCTGCAAGAGGGAGCCACTGTTTTGCAGGGAACCTCCTATCCAACAGGAGGGGCAGACACTCATTCCGTCATTTCTGCTCATAGCGGATTGCCAGAAAAAAAACTATTTACCGATTTGGAAGATGTGAAAATTGGAGAAGTCTTTGTCATTGACCTTTTTGATGATAAATTAGCTTATGAAGTAGAAAAAATAGATATCGTCGAACCTTCAGACACCTCCGTAATTACGATTGAACCTGGACGTGACATCGCTACATTGCTTACCTGTACACCTTACATGATCAACAGTCACCGACTTTTAGTTACGGGACATCGCGTCCCCTATACAAAGAAAATGGCGCAAGCAATAAAAAAGGCTGACGACACACGAAAATTAAAAGAATTGTTGGTATTGATTGGCGTTGCATTGACCGTTTTACTTTTACTTTTTGGAATATATCGTGCGGTTCATAGCTATCTTTTGCGGAGCAGGCGTTTCAATTTGACTATTCTTCGAATGGATCAAGAAGGAAATCCTTTAACTGGAAAAGAATTCGCTTTATATACAAAGAACGGAAAGCAATCGATTCAACGAGAAGGCCTTCCATTCATGGCGACAACAAATGAGGAAGGGCGCGCCCGATTTGAAAATATTCCGGGTGGTGTATATGTTGTCAAAGAGAGTGACATGGTCGGATTCAAGGCTGGAATCAAGAATTTAAGACAAGATCGTATTACTCTCTATCTAAATAAGCAGCAAAAGAAGTATATTTTCACAAAAGACAATGCGGTGTATCTAAAAAAATAAAGCGTCATTGCCAATCTCGGCAATGACGCTTTTATTAAATCAACGATAAATGATGGTCAATATCTGGAGAGTGTCTCATGGGTGCATGTTTACTCTCGATTTCTAAGAAAGCAAGCAGCGCTTCCTTCGTGTTATATGTATCTAAAATATGGTGGATCGCGTCACAACCTTCAATGCGAATCCCGGCATCACAGTTACTTCCGTAATTGTAGATAACCGCAGAAGGGTGAGAGGTGATTTCCATTTCATGGGCGATTTGCTGATCTGTCAGGAAAGATTCTTGCACAAAAGCAGAGTGTCGATCCTCTAAAAACATTTCTAAGTCTCCGCCCACTTTCGTGAACAATTGAATGGCTAATTTTTTCGAGTAGGGTTGTTTCTGTTCACCGACAGCCTTTTGCAGTTCAATCAAAAAGTCCCGCCCGCGTTTTTTTCCTTGAAGATGCGCCGCTTTTACATCTAAAGCAGCAGAATGTATCTCTTGAGATAATTCTGTTCGTAACTGAATATCTTTTTCAGAGCCGCCGATTCGCTGCATGAATTCTGAAACAGTATTTAGATTCATGATGGGAACCAAACGTAATTGAATTTTCATATCGTATTTGTTGATCAAATCAATAATTCGTTGTTCAATTGACAAACATTTTTTTCCAATTGGATTCACAAACAAATAAATCTCAATCACTGAAGTCCCTCCATCTCTTTATGTTGTTCTTGCAATGCCGTCACTGCTCGAACAATCTTATTTTGTGTGTGGCGATAGGGTAGATCATGACGCTTGAGGAGCTGTTTAAAATCGAGTTCTTCAAAAGTTGAATCAGGTACTTCAAGTTCTAATTCAAAATCATGCTGATTACTGTACCAGCTTTCATCTAAAGCCAGTTTTCCTTCTGGGATCATAAACTCTGCCCTCTTTGTGACTAATTTCCCAATAAGGTGCACGTCTTGTAATCGAATCTTTAAATCCTTTAGCCAATCAGAAATCTCGTTTGCCTCAGGTGTGAATTGCTCACTTTCCATGGCGTTGTCAACTTCTGATAGCGACAAGGGATCAGTGACCTCTAATAGCCCGATCGGTTGGGGAA
It encodes the following:
- a CDS encoding CYTH domain-containing protein, coding for MSKEIEIEFKSMLTKTEYEHLLRFYRVTDNQFVTQTNLYFDTVDFQLKQHGMGLRIRRFSDRAEATLKVPQPIGLLEVTDPLSLSEVDNAMESEQFTPEANEISDWLKDLKIRLQDVHLIGKLVTKRAEFMIPEGKLALDESWYSNQHDFELELEVPDSTFEELDFKQLLKRHDLPYRHTQNKIVRAVTALQEQHKEMEGLQ
- a CDS encoding class C sortase, encoding MVSKIFMILIFLVGLLVMTYPFYINAVNDFIDQKRMEEVQRKNREQNIEQVRKAKERMKQRNEELKKNGLVPKAPPFTNSNERKIVGDAYIRKHLIGAISIPAIEITLPLFDTTNEKLLQEGATVLQGTSYPTGGADTHSVISAHSGLPEKKLFTDLEDVKIGEVFVIDLFDDKLAYEVEKIDIVEPSDTSVITIEPGRDIATLLTCTPYMINSHRLLVTGHRVPYTKKMAQAIKKADDTRKLKELLVLIGVALTVLLLLFGIYRAVHSYLLRSRRFNLTILRMDQEGNPLTGKEFALYTKNGKQSIQREGLPFMATTNEEGRARFENIPGGVYVVKESDMVGFKAGIKNLRQDRITLYLNKQQKKYIFTKDNAVYLKK
- a CDS encoding DsbA family protein, producing MIEIYLFVNPIGKKCLSIEQRIIDLINKYDMKIQLRLVPIMNLNTVSEFMQRIGGSEKDIQLRTELSQEIHSAALDVKAAHLQGKKRGRDFLIELQKAVGEQKQPYSKKLAIQLFTKVGGDLEMFLEDRHSAFVQESFLTDQQIAHEMEITSHPSAVIYNYGSNCDAGIRIEGCDAIHHILDTYNTKEALLAFLEIESKHAPMRHSPDIDHHLSLI